The DNA region CGCCGCGGAAGAGGGTCTTGAACGCGGCGGGCACATGCAGCTGCAGTGCCTTGTCCGCTCCGCCGGCCTCCAGCAGCAGCACCGAGACGGCGGGGTCCTCGCTCAGACGCGCGGCCAGCGCTGCGCCGGCGGACCCGGCGCCCACGACGATGTAGTCGGCGGCCGGTTGCCCTGCCGCGCGACGAGGTGCGGCCCTCATGCGCGGAAGGCCTGGAGGAGCGTGCTCGCCAGGCGGGCGAGGTTGCCGTCCATCCGGTACCGCGTGAAGCCCTCGCTGACGACAGCGCCGGTGCGCGCGTCGACGAACCACGGCGGCTTGGGCAGGACCGAGCCCTTGGACAGGCTCCTGGTCCTCAGGATCCGCCCGATCGAGCGGGGGAACGGGCGGAACGGCCCGCGTGTGAGCGAGCGCTCCACCCGATCCAGAAGTAGCGCGTTGTGGACCACGCCGATGCCGCTTCCGACGTCCTCGAGGGTCCCGCCCGGATATCCGCCCCATGTGAGCGTCGGCGTGAGGAAGGCGAACGCCGTCCACGAGTTGATCGAGATGGCGCCGTAGCGCAGGTCGGCGATGGCGCGTTCGAAGCCGTCGCCCAAAGCGGCCTGCGTCCGCGGATCGATCAGCACGTTCGCACCGAGCGTGCCGGCAAGCCTCTGGTTGGCGTGGGCGACCGCGGTGTCCAGGAACTCCTGTCCGTTCCCCGGCAACGAGATCACGCCGAGCACGGGGGCGAAATACTCCGTCGCCTCCAGCGCGGTCGCATCCTCGCCCGGGGCGATCTCCACCAGCAGCCGGGTGCCGTCACCGTGCCGCGTCGCTCCCGGGTACTGGGATGCCGCGGCACCCAGTTTCTCGTCGCTGCGCGGATACCAGACCGGACGGGCGGGCGCGTGCGCATATGCGGTGCGCAGGGCGGCCAGGAAGGCATCGCGCTGGGGCCAGTCCGCGGCGAGCAGGACCACCTGTCCGGCGATGCAGTTGTGGCCGCTGTTCTGCAGACGCATCGTCACGATGTGCTCCGCCTGGAAGCGCAGGTCCGCCGCGCTCCATTCGCCGGGCACGACGATCACCGGGGACACGCCGCCCAGCTCCGCGGTGATCGGCTTCGTCAGCTGCGGGCGGCCGTCGCGTCGTCGTCGTGCCGCGTCCGGCCCGGTCCCCCACACGATCGCGTCGAACGTGGGCGCGGCGCCGGTGATGTGGACGTGGGCGATGCCGTCGTGGCCGGTCAGGTACGCACCCGCGGCGCCGCCGCCGCGGACGATCCGCAGGAACCCGGGTTCGATCAGCGGCGCGAGCGCGCGCTCGTACACCGGCACCAGCGCGTCCTGCGTCGGGTTCACCTTCAGCAGCACCACGCGGTTGTGCGCGATCAGCTCGTACAGCACGTCCAGCACCGGGATGGAGGTGACGTTGCCGGCGCCCAGCACCAGCCCGACCCCGCCGCTGCGCTCCGGCTCCCGCTGCGCGAGACCGGCGGTCGAGCGGGCGTCGGCGACGGTGACGTCGGGCTGGAACCACACCTCGCCGGTGTAGCCGGACAGCAGCAGGGAGTCCATCGTATTCAGCGGGAAGACGTGCGCGCGGAGGCGCCCGCCGGGTGCGGCATCCGTGCGGATGCGCTCGAGCGGGCTGACCCCCTGCGCCAGCGCTCGCAGCGTGTCGCGGTAGGCGTCCAGAGCGACCAGGGTCGCGTACGGACCCGAGAGCCACTCCTCACCGCGCAGCGGATGCTCCGGCCCGAGCCCCTTCGACACCGCGGCGACATCGGCCCATTCCTCCGCGGCGGCGGCGGTGGTGGCATGCAGGCGCTCGAACAGGCGGCCCCGCTGGGCGAGAGTCAGGTGCGCCCAGGTCCGCGCTCCGATGTGCACGTCGCCGATCGCCGCATCAAGCTTCTCGCGCTCGGCCGATGGCAGATCGGGGGCTGCGCCGACCGTCGCCGAGGCGGCGGTGTCCGCGGCGCCGGACACGGCCGGGGTGGGCTTGCCGGCAGGCGTCACAGCGGTCTCCTTCGACGGGATCTCCAGCCTACGTGGCGGGACGCGGTCTCAGCCCGGGCCGGTCTGGGTCTCACGGCGCGGTCTCGATGTCGGCGCGGCGCAGCCGGTAGCGGGCCAGGGTGAGCAGGCTGAGGGCGATCAGGACGGCCGGCACGATGCTGAAGCTGATCACGATGCCGGCGGTCGCGGCATCCGGCTGGGTCACCGACTGCCCGGCGGTGGACGAGACGTATCCGGTCACCGCGAGGATCACCGTGAGGGTGGTCGCACCGAGCGCGAACCCGATCGTCTCGCCGGCGGTCCACACCCCGCTGAACGCCCCGGCCCGGCCCGGACCGTGCGCCAGCTCGTCGTGGGAGATGACGTCGGGCAGCATCGCCATCGGCAGCGACTGCATGCCGGCGTAGGCGATGCCTGCCACCGCCACGGAGGCGTAGATCCAGGCGCCGGGAGCCCACAGCGCCGCCACGATGGTCACTGCCGCCACCGTGAACACGACACTGGCGATGGTGAAGGTGCGCTCCTTGCCGAGGCGCCGCGCTACCACGCCCCAGCCGGGGGCGGCGATCAGGGCCGGGGCGATCAGCGCGATGAACAGCAGCTGGACGGCATCCTCGGAGCGCATCACCCACGTCGCGACGTACTGTGCGCCGGCCAGCATCAGCCCGGTCGCGAGGGCCTGCAGGACGAACGTGGACAGCAGCGCCCGGAACGGGGCGCTGCGGCGCAGCGATCGGATGCCGGCGAGGTAGTGCTCGCGCAGCGGGACGCGCGCGGCCGGTGCGAGGGCGGCCGGGTGCACCGGCGCTCCGCCTGCGCCGACCGGGCGGCGAGCGACCGTCGTGGCCACCAGCATCCCGCCGGCGATCGCCAGGCCGGCCACGACGCCCATGACCAGGTAGCCGGTGCTCGGGTCGGCGGTCGCTCCGCGCAGAGCCGGACCCCCGGCTCCGAACAGGAGGATGGCCACGGTCAGCACCACGACCCGCCAGGTGAGCAGGCGGGTGCGCTCGTCGTATCCGGGTGTCAGCTCCGCGGGCAGGGCGATGTAGGGCACCTGGAACAGGCTGAACGCGGTCGCGGCGAGCAGAAAGGCGATCAGCACCCAGATGGCGCCGAGGACCGGGCCCAGCGACGGCGGGACGGCGAAGGTGAGCGCGAACAGCACCGCGATGGAGCACGCCCCGACGAGCATGAGCCGGCGACGCGTGCCGTGGCGGGCGAGGTCGCGGTCGGTGAGGGCTCCGATGACCGGGTCGATCACGACGTCCCAGATCTTGGCGGCCGTGATGACCGCACCGGCGGCGAGGGCGGCCACCCCGAGCGAGTCGGTCAGATAGTAGGCCAGCACCAGCCCGGGAAGGGTCGCGAATCCGCCGGTGCCGACCGACCCGGCCGCGTAGCGGGCGACGGTCCCGGCGGACAGCCTGCCCGGCAAGGTCTGGCGCGGCGTGTAGGCGCTCGCGACGGCGTTGCGGGGCGGGTCAGCGGGTGCAGAAGCTGATGCGCGGGCGTCGGGAGCGTCGGTGCTCATCGCGCCAGTGTAGAGCGACGTGTCCCGCCCGGCCGCGCAACCTGCGACGGAGCGCTCGAACCGCTCAGGAGGGGCGGACGGCGCTCTCCGCGTCGACGGCGTCGCGGACGGCCTGCATGCCCCGGAGGGTCTCCGTGAAGCTCGTGGACAGGGGGGACAGGCCGAGGCGCAGCCCGCCCGGACCCCGGTAGTCGGGGATCACGTCATGCTGCCACAGCCGGGCGGTGACGGCTCGCATGGATGGATGCTGGAGCGTGATGTGCCCGCCGCGCCGTTCGGTCACGCGGGGGGAGGCCAGCGTCACCCCGAAGGGGCCGAGCAGGTCGTCCGCGGCGCGGATGGCGAACTCGGTGAGGGCGGTGGACTTGGCGCGGATCGCGTCGATCCCGACCTCCTCGAGGATGGCCACGGTGTCCTGCAGCGCCAGCATCCCGACGATGGGCGGTGTGCCCGAGACGAACCGGCGCATGCCCTCCGCCGGGACGTACTCCGGCCCCATCGCGAAGACGTCCGCGGCGCCCATCCAGCCCTGGATGGGCTGGGCCAGCGCCGCCTGGTGCCGCGCGGCGACGTACGCGAACGCCGGCGAGCCGGGTCCTCCGTTGAGGTACTTGTAGGTGCAGCCGACGGCCAGGTCGAACTCCCAGTCGTCCGCCCGCACCGGCGCGGATCCGGCGGAGTGGCACAGGTCCCAGAGGATGAGGGCACCCGCGTCGTGCGCGATGCGGGTGAGGGCTGCCGCATCGGCGAGGTACCCCGACCGGTATGCGACGTGGCTGAGCACCACGACGGCGGTGCCCGGGCCGACGGCGCCGCGCAGGTGCTCCGCCGTCACGCCCGAGGAGCGGTCGACATCGATCCAGCGCACTCGGCCACCGCGCTCGGCGGCGATCCCCTCGACCAGATACCGGTCGGTGGGGAAGTTGTCGGTGTCCACGACGATCTCCACCCGGGCCGGATCAGCGGTCCGCTGTGCGTCGAATGCCGCCCGGATGAGCTTGTACAGGAGCACCGTGGTCGAATCGGCGACGACGGTCTGGCCGGCGGCCGCTCCGATGACCGCCCGACCCACCGCGTCGCCGATCTGGAACGGCAGCGCCATCCAGGACTCGTCCCACCCGCGGATCAGGCGCCCGCCCCACTGCTCCCGGATGAAAAGGTCCACGCGGGATGCGGTGCGCCGCAGCGGCCGGCCCAGGGAATTGCCGTCGAAGTACACCAGCGAGGTGTCCGCGCCGACGAACTCGTCGCGCACCGCCGCCAGCGGATCGGACGCATCCAGCGCGGCAGCCTCCGCGGTGAGCGGGACCGCCGTGCCGGGGTCGGGGGTGCGGGCACGATCAGCCGTGCTCATCGGCGATCAACTCCTCAGTGGGGACCACGATCGAGCCTGCCAGCCAGGCGGGGACGGCGGAGAGCGTCGCGGGCGGATCACCCGGGATGAACGTGGCGACCGCGTGCGAACGCTCACTCCCCGGCCACGGGTCCGAGAGGGCCCCCAGCAGCGCCCGGCCGCGCAGACCTGCGTCGTGCAGCGCGGCCAGTTCGCGCGGGTTCACCCCGACCGGGAGGTCGCCGTTGCCCAGGTCGGTGCCGTAGAGCACGGTGCCGCCGGCGGCGAGGAAGAGCTCCAGATTCCCTCGCGCACGATCGCGCTCCGCGGCACCGGAACGATGGATGTCCAGCGTCGAGATCCACCGTTGACCGAGAGCGGCCGCCGCCGTGACCAGGCCGGGCTCGAGCCGCTCGCCGAAGGGGGTGTGCGCGAGCGCGTCCACCCCGGCGTCGATGGCCAGCCGGACCATGCCGGGGCCCTCCGCGTGAGCCACGACCGGCAGCGCCAGCGCGCGGGCCGTTGCGATGATCGTCGCCAGGGTCGCGGCATCCATCACCGGGCCGGCCGCCGCGTTCAGCGAGACCTTGATGACGGATGCCCCGAACTGAGCCTGCTCGTCCACGGCGGTGGTCGCACCGCCCCCGACTCCGGGGTGGGCGGACGCATCGCGCACCTCGCGGACCGCGCCGGCGGGCGCCCAGGACCGCCCGACCGGGTATCCGCCGGGAACGGTGAGGAAGGCACCGGCATATGCCACTCGGGGCATGAGGTGCGCGGGGCGGCGGGCGAGTTGCACCGGATCGCCGCCCAGGTCGAGGACACCCGCGATGCCGTGACGGCCGAGGCGCTGTTCGTCGATGAGATGAAGGTGGACGTGGTGGTCCATGAAGGGCGGCAGGAGGACGCCGGTCTCGCCGGTGATCGCCCGACGGCATAGGCCGACATCCTCACCGAGGAGGCCGCGCAGTTCGTGGTTCGTCATCCGGCCGGTGCCGTTCCACGAAGGCCCGCCCGGCATCGGTCACTGCCCGATCTCGGTGCGCACGGCGAACAGCTCAGGAAAGAAGGTCAGCTCCAGCGCCTTCTGCAGGAACGGGACCCCGCTCGAGCCGCCGGTCCCCTTCTTGAAGCCGATGATCCGATCCACAGTCTTGAGGTGGCGGAACCGCCAGAGCTGGAAGTTGTCCTCCAGGTCGACCAGCTCTTCGCACGTCTCGTACGCGGCCCAGTGCGCCTGCGGGTCGGCGTAGATCGGCACGAGCTCGGGCATGAACGTCCACGCCTGGGTGACATCGCGCTCCAGGACCGCGACCGGGATCGGATAGCCGGACCGGGCCAGAAGGCGGAGGAACTCGTCGTACAGACTCGGCGCCTCGAGCGTCTCGCGCACCAGCTCGTGGGCGGCCGGGTCCGCCGAGAAAACGCGCAGCATCGCGGCGTTCTTGTTGCCGAGCGCGAACTCCACCGCGCGGTACTGCGCGGACTGGAACCCGCTCGCGTTGCCGAGCACGCCGCGGAACTGGGCATACTCGGCGGGGGTCAGCGTCGCCAGCACCGACCATTGCTCGGTCAGGGTCCGCTGGATGTGCTTGACACGGGCGATGCACTTCAGCGCCGGCGCGAGCCGGTCATCGCGCAGGAAACGGCATGCGCCGGACAGCTCGTGCAGCACCAGCTTGAGCCAGAGCTCGGTGGTCTGGTGCTGGATGATGAACAGCAGCTCGTCGTGGTGCTCCGGAGAGCTCAGCGGATGCTGTGCGGCCAGGAGGGTGTCAAGTTCGAGGTACCCGCCGTAGCTCATCCGGTCGGAGAAGTCGGTGACCACCGATCCTTCGACCGCGCGCGTGTTCGCTTCGACGCCTTCGCTCACACCACGAGCCTACTCAGCGCCGCCCGGCCGGGCCGTGTCAGATGATCGCGAGCTCGCGCAGCTTCGCTTCGACGTCGGCGTTGGACGGTTCGACGTGGTGCGAGGCGTCCGGGTAGACCACGACCGGGATGCTGGTGCGACCCGAGATCTCGCGCGCGACGTCGGCGGCCGGGGGGTCGGCGACCAGGTCGACATACGTGAAGCTGACGCCGAGCGCATCGAGCTGGGACTTGGTGCGGATGCAGTCACGGCACCAGTCAGCGCCGTACACCGTGACGGTCGAGGAGGGAGAAGTCATACATCCATTCTCCCGTATGAATGCTGGGTGCCGGCCGGGTGCGCAGGGTGCGCGCCCATGGGACGATTGAACCCGCATGGAACTGTCGATCATCGTGCCCACATACAACGAGGCTCCCAACGTGGCGGAGCTGGTCCGTCGTGTCACCGCGGAGACCGCGGGCATCGATGCGGAGATCATCTTCGTGGACGACAGCACCGACGCCACCCCGGACGTCGTCCGCGAGGTCGCGGCATCCGCTGCCCTCCCCGTGCGGCTGATCCACCGCGAGCGGCGGACCGGCGGCCTCGGCGGCGCCGTCATGGCGGGGCTGGCGGCCGCCGAGGCCGATGCGTGCCTGGTGATGGACGGCGACCTGCAGCACCCGCCGGAGGAGATCGGCGCGATTCATGACCGGTTCCTGCGCGGCGACGCCGATGTCGTCGTGGCCTCCCGCTACGCCGGCGACGGCACCAGCGCGGGTCTTGCCGATCGCACCCGGGTGCTGGTGTCCAAGACGGCGACCGCATTGACGCGCGCGATGTTCCCCATCCGCCTCCGCGGCGTGTCCGACCCGATGACCGGGTTCTTCCTCATCGACCGCAGGGCGGTGGATGCCGAGGCCCTGCGGCCGCGCGGGTTCAAGATCCTGCTGGAGATCCTGGCCCGCCAGAACCTCCGGGTGGCGGAGGTGCCGTTCGATTTCGCCGGAAGGCATGCGGGCGAGTCGAAGGCGTCGATGCGTCAGGGGATGCACTTCCTCACGCAGCTGACGGCGCTGCGGTTCGGCAAGATGTCACTGTTCGCCGTCATCGGCGGGCTCGGGGCGATCGTGAACGTCGCGATCGTCTGGGCGCTGACCCAGCTGGGGGTCAACTACATCGTCGCGGCGATCGTCGCGTCCGAGTTGACGATCGTCGGCAACTTCCTGCTGCAGGAGCGGTTCGTCTTCCAGGACATGAAGGGCGAGGCATCCGGCGTCTGGTCGCGTTTCGTCAAGTCCTTCACGTTCAACAACACCGAGCTGCTGATCCGCATCCCGATCGTCGCGCTGATGGTCAGCGGCGGGCACATCTCCGCGGTGATCGCCACCGCCATCACGCTGTTCGTGGCATTCATCGTGCGGTTCGTCTTCCATTCGCTGGTCGTCTACGCACCGCGCAGAGCAGGTGCCGCCAGCCGTGGGCGGCTGCTGGTGGACGAGCTGGATGCGCAGGCGATGTCCCCGGGCGAGCTGTGACCGACCGGGTCGGTCAGCCGATCAGGCCGATCAGCGCGTTCAGCCCCATGCCGTAGTTGATGCGGATGGTCGGCAGCGCCAGCTTGTCGGTGCCGATCGTGACATAGCCGGGCTCGATCGTCCGGGCCATCTCGTACCCCGCCTGGCGCAGCCCCTCTTTGGAGGTCTCGTTGTGGTGTCCGAACGGGTACGCCATGACCTGTTTGACGCCGAGCACGCCCGCGGAGGTCTCCATGTCGGCGGCGATCTCGGCGGCCGACCAGTTGACCATGCGGCCCTGCCCGTCCGCGCCTGCGGTGTGCATGTTGTGGGTGTGCGAGCGCTGCTGGACGTACATCGACGGCGACGGTCCGGTCCCGTCGATCGTGATGCAGAAGGCCGTCGAGAGCACCTGCTTGGCGACGACGACCGGCACTCCCATCTCCAGCCAGGTGATGTCGCAGTCATCGTCGGTGACGATCACCGAGTGCGTGGGCAGCCAGAGGCGGCCGTCGATGAAGGCGCTGAGCTCGTCCCACGTGGGCAGATAGAACCCGGTTGTGGCGATGTGGTTCATGTGGGCGTCGAAATCGCCGATGTACGCGTAGTTGCCGCGCAGCCAGTTGTCCTCGCCCTCCGGTTTGGCGGTGAACTGGTGGTACATCAGGATCGGTATCCGGGCGTTCTCCGCCGCGTTCTCGTCCGGCGTCTTCCACGACCCGTACAGGGTCCTCTCCTGCTCCGTGCAGACGACCGGTTCCGAGCCGTTCACCCGGCCGGGGATCGCGAAGGCGGCCGCATCCTCCGGGGTGGCGTACCACCCGCCGAACACCAGGCCGTCGCGTTGCGGGATCGGCAGGCCGGCGTACAGCACGCCCTGGGTCTGGAGCACCGGCTCGGCGGTGACTCCGTCGCCCACGAAGCTGACCGCGCACGCATTCGGATCGCCCGATGCGGCCAGCAGCTCCTGCGTCGCCGTCATCGGCGGGGCGGTCGCGCTCGCATCCGGCTGCGCCGGCGTCGCGCCGCCGGACGGCGCGGCGACCGGTTGCTGGTTGCCTCGAGTCAGTGCGAGCACCGACACGGCGATCACCACGACGGCGATCAGGACGAGCGCGGCCAGAAAGGTCGCGAGCCGCCGACGGCGGCGGACGCGCGCGGACACACCCCGTGTGCGCGCGGCGTTACGTGTCGAATCGGTCACAGCCCTCAACCCCAGCGGATCAGCGCCCCGACCATCGGCATGCGCTCATCGCACATCGTACGGCCCGGACCCCGGCGCGCCAGGCAGCGCCGGCACACCGATTGCGAAGCCGGATCGACCGTGCCGCGGCGCGGATCGCTACGCTGTGCGTCATGACAACGCTCGTCCTCACCGTCGTCGGAGATGACCGACAGGGGCTCGTCGCCGCCGTGGCGGATGTCGTCACCGCGCACGGCGGCAACTGGGAGAACAGCCAGCTGGCCGAGCTGTCCGGTGCCTTCGCGGGCATCATCCAGGTCTCGGTGGGCGACGAGCGGGTCGAGGAGCTGCGCGCCGCCCTGGCCGAACTCGACGGACTGCTCACGGTGACCACGCACACCGGCGATGCGGGGACCGGGGATGCTGCGCCGCCTCGTCGGTTCTCGATCCGGGTGCTCGGCAACGACCATCCGGGCATCGTCCGCGAGGTCTCCTCGACCCTCAGCGACCACGGTCTGAGCATCGAGCGGATGACAACCGAGACACGCGACGCCGCAATGGCCGGTGGCCGGCTGTTCGAGGCGACCATCGCCGCCCACGTTCCGGCATCCGTCGATGTCGACGCCGTGCAGACTGCGCTGGAGCGCCTCGCCGCCGAGATCCAGGTGGACGTCACGCTGCAGACGTGACCGCGAATGGAGATCCGGATGGCTCGGTGCAAGACGTTGCTCTCCGACGGAGCAATGTCGGGCGCGCGAGGGCATGGCTGATGGCTGAGGTGAGCGTCGACGCCCCTCGGGCTCTGCACTGGCGCCCACTGGCG from Microbacterium sp. zg-B185 includes:
- a CDS encoding aldehyde dehydrogenase family protein, with product MTPAGKPTPAVSGAADTAASATVGAAPDLPSAEREKLDAAIGDVHIGARTWAHLTLAQRGRLFERLHATTAAAAEEWADVAAVSKGLGPEHPLRGEEWLSGPYATLVALDAYRDTLRALAQGVSPLERIRTDAAPGGRLRAHVFPLNTMDSLLLSGYTGEVWFQPDVTVADARSTAGLAQREPERSGGVGLVLGAGNVTSIPVLDVLYELIAHNRVVLLKVNPTQDALVPVYERALAPLIEPGFLRIVRGGGAAGAYLTGHDGIAHVHITGAAPTFDAIVWGTGPDAARRRRDGRPQLTKPITAELGGVSPVIVVPGEWSAADLRFQAEHIVTMRLQNSGHNCIAGQVVLLAADWPQRDAFLAALRTAYAHAPARPVWYPRSDEKLGAAASQYPGATRHGDGTRLLVEIAPGEDATALEATEYFAPVLGVISLPGNGQEFLDTAVAHANQRLAGTLGANVLIDPRTQAALGDGFERAIADLRYGAISINSWTAFAFLTPTLTWGGYPGGTLEDVGSGIGVVHNALLLDRVERSLTRGPFRPFPRSIGRILRTRSLSKGSVLPKPPWFVDARTGAVVSEGFTRYRMDGNLARLASTLLQAFRA
- a CDS encoding MFS transporter — encoded protein: MSTDAPDARASASAPADPPRNAVASAYTPRQTLPGRLSAGTVARYAAGSVGTGGFATLPGLVLAYYLTDSLGVAALAAGAVITAAKIWDVVIDPVIGALTDRDLARHGTRRRLMLVGACSIAVLFALTFAVPPSLGPVLGAIWVLIAFLLAATAFSLFQVPYIALPAELTPGYDERTRLLTWRVVVLTVAILLFGAGGPALRGATADPSTGYLVMGVVAGLAIAGGMLVATTVARRPVGAGGAPVHPAALAPAARVPLREHYLAGIRSLRRSAPFRALLSTFVLQALATGLMLAGAQYVATWVMRSEDAVQLLFIALIAPALIAAPGWGVVARRLGKERTFTIASVVFTVAAVTIVAALWAPGAWIYASVAVAGIAYAGMQSLPMAMLPDVISHDELAHGPGRAGAFSGVWTAGETIGFALGATTLTVILAVTGYVSSTAGQSVTQPDAATAGIVISFSIVPAVLIALSLLTLARYRLRRADIETAP
- a CDS encoding aminotransferase class V-fold PLP-dependent enzyme, coding for MSTADRARTPDPGTAVPLTAEAAALDASDPLAAVRDEFVGADTSLVYFDGNSLGRPLRRTASRVDLFIREQWGGRLIRGWDESWMALPFQIGDAVGRAVIGAAAGQTVVADSTTVLLYKLIRAAFDAQRTADPARVEIVVDTDNFPTDRYLVEGIAAERGGRVRWIDVDRSSGVTAEHLRGAVGPGTAVVVLSHVAYRSGYLADAAALTRIAHDAGALILWDLCHSAGSAPVRADDWEFDLAVGCTYKYLNGGPGSPAFAYVAARHQAALAQPIQGWMGAADVFAMGPEYVPAEGMRRFVSGTPPIVGMLALQDTVAILEEVGIDAIRAKSTALTEFAIRAADDLLGPFGVTLASPRVTERRGGHITLQHPSMRAVTARLWQHDVIPDYRGPGGLRLGLSPLSTSFTETLRGMQAVRDAVDAESAVRPS
- the kynA gene encoding tryptophan 2,3-dioxygenase gives rise to the protein MSEGVEANTRAVEGSVVTDFSDRMSYGGYLELDTLLAAQHPLSSPEHHDELLFIIQHQTTELWLKLVLHELSGACRFLRDDRLAPALKCIARVKHIQRTLTEQWSVLATLTPAEYAQFRGVLGNASGFQSAQYRAVEFALGNKNAAMLRVFSADPAAHELVRETLEAPSLYDEFLRLLARSGYPIPVAVLERDVTQAWTFMPELVPIYADPQAHWAAYETCEELVDLEDNFQLWRFRHLKTVDRIIGFKKGTGGSSGVPFLQKALELTFFPELFAVRTEIGQ
- a CDS encoding glutaredoxin family protein; this encodes MTSPSSTVTVYGADWCRDCIRTKSQLDALGVSFTYVDLVADPPAADVAREISGRTSIPVVVYPDASHHVEPSNADVEAKLRELAII
- a CDS encoding glycosyltransferase codes for the protein MELSIIVPTYNEAPNVAELVRRVTAETAGIDAEIIFVDDSTDATPDVVREVAASAALPVRLIHRERRTGGLGGAVMAGLAAAEADACLVMDGDLQHPPEEIGAIHDRFLRGDADVVVASRYAGDGTSAGLADRTRVLVSKTATALTRAMFPIRLRGVSDPMTGFFLIDRRAVDAEALRPRGFKILLEILARQNLRVAEVPFDFAGRHAGESKASMRQGMHFLTQLTALRFGKMSLFAVIGGLGAIVNVAIVWALTQLGVNYIVAAIVASELTIVGNFLLQERFVFQDMKGEASGVWSRFVKSFTFNNTELLIRIPIVALMVSGGHISAVIATAITLFVAFIVRFVFHSLVVYAPRRAGAASRGRLLVDELDAQAMSPGEL
- a CDS encoding xylanase codes for the protein MTDSTRNAARTRGVSARVRRRRRLATFLAALVLIAVVVIAVSVLALTRGNQQPVAAPSGGATPAQPDASATAPPMTATQELLAASGDPNACAVSFVGDGVTAEPVLQTQGVLYAGLPIPQRDGLVFGGWYATPEDAAAFAIPGRVNGSEPVVCTEQERTLYGSWKTPDENAAENARIPILMYHQFTAKPEGEDNWLRGNYAYIGDFDAHMNHIATTGFYLPTWDELSAFIDGRLWLPTHSVIVTDDDCDITWLEMGVPVVVAKQVLSTAFCITIDGTGPSPSMYVQQRSHTHNMHTAGADGQGRMVNWSAAEIAADMETSAGVLGVKQVMAYPFGHHNETSKEGLRQAGYEMARTIEPGYVTIGTDKLALPTIRINYGMGLNALIGLIG
- a CDS encoding ACT domain-containing protein, which produces MTTLVLTVVGDDRQGLVAAVADVVTAHGGNWENSQLAELSGAFAGIIQVSVGDERVEELRAALAELDGLLTVTTHTGDAGTGDAAPPRRFSIRVLGNDHPGIVREVSSTLSDHGLSIERMTTETRDAAMAGGRLFEATIAAHVPASVDVDAVQTALERLAAEIQVDVTLQT